From the genome of Geobacter sp. SVR, one region includes:
- a CDS encoding cytochrome c biogenesis protein ResB — MTTPNRTFMQSLWDFFCSLKLTMFLLISLAITSIIGTIIPQGTPAPEYLATISVTKVKLYKALGFFDMYHSWWYILLLYLLTVNLIACSIKRLPHIWKIISQPTTTLDGTLERSLTSKASITSKEQPEMLKEKIAAFLRSEFAEPVVTESEGGWHLFAEKNSWCRLSVYIVHLSIIIIFIGAIIGSLFGYKGFVNIVEGQSVSNVMSRSGKPVDLGFSVRCEKFSKTTYPNGAPKEFKSILTVLENGKPVPDFTNVRVIVNDPLSYKGITFYQSSYGNAGDYFFTVSDPSGSRDIPVTVSGNASVTLPDGSSMHVLEATEDVSPFVPGLAGPAAQVELHGAAGGGQSFVVYANYPDLNVQYAKARQGTPIIHYKGAQQKMYTGLQVAKDPGVWVVWLGCALMVLGVYAAFFISHRRIWVRIQHGTITVGGNASKNQGAFQGTFENLVELLKTRLTKEKP; from the coding sequence GTGACAACCCCCAATCGCACTTTCATGCAGTCACTATGGGATTTTTTCTGTTCACTCAAGCTGACCATGTTCCTGCTGATCTCACTGGCGATCACCTCGATCATCGGCACCATCATACCCCAGGGCACCCCGGCTCCGGAATACCTCGCCACCATCAGCGTCACCAAGGTCAAGCTCTACAAGGCTCTGGGCTTTTTCGACATGTACCATTCGTGGTGGTACATCCTGCTTCTGTACCTGCTGACCGTCAATCTGATAGCCTGCTCCATAAAGCGGCTGCCGCATATCTGGAAGATCATCAGCCAGCCGACAACCACGCTGGATGGCACCCTGGAACGGTCGCTGACCAGCAAAGCCAGCATAACCAGCAAGGAACAGCCGGAGATGCTGAAGGAGAAGATCGCCGCCTTTCTCCGGAGCGAGTTCGCCGAACCGGTCGTAACCGAGTCCGAAGGGGGCTGGCATCTCTTTGCGGAGAAAAATTCCTGGTGCCGGCTCTCCGTCTATATCGTCCACCTCAGCATCATCATCATCTTCATAGGGGCTATCATCGGCTCCCTCTTTGGCTATAAGGGCTTCGTCAATATCGTTGAGGGACAAAGCGTCTCCAATGTCATGTCCCGCTCCGGCAAACCGGTGGATCTCGGCTTTTCCGTTCGCTGCGAGAAATTCAGCAAGACCACCTATCCCAACGGCGCACCCAAGGAGTTCAAGAGCATCCTGACCGTACTGGAAAACGGCAAGCCGGTGCCGGATTTCACCAATGTACGCGTCATCGTGAACGATCCCCTGAGCTACAAGGGCATCACCTTCTACCAATCCAGCTACGGCAACGCCGGCGACTATTTTTTTACGGTCAGCGATCCGTCAGGCTCCCGGGATATACCGGTGACGGTGAGCGGCAATGCATCGGTTACCCTGCCTGATGGCAGCAGCATGCATGTTCTGGAGGCTACCGAGGATGTCTCCCCCTTCGTTCCCGGACTTGCAGGGCCCGCCGCACAGGTGGAGCTGCATGGTGCCGCAGGAGGGGGGCAGTCATTCGTGGTGTACGCCAACTACCCCGACCTGAACGTCCAATATGCCAAGGCGAGACAGGGCACCCCCATTATCCACTACAAAGGGGCGCAGCAGAAAATGTACACCGGTCTGCAGGTGGCAAAGGATCCCGGTGTATGGGTGGTCTGGCTGGGCTGCGCGCTGATGGTGCTCGGCGTCTACGCAGCGTTCTTCATATCTCATCGCCGCATCTGGGTACGGATCCAGCACGGCACCATCACCGTCGGAGGCAATGCCAGCAAGAATCAGGGTGCTTTCCAGGGGACATTCGAAAATCTGGTCGAGCTCCTCAAGACACGTCTTACCAAGGAGAAGCCATAA
- the ccsB gene encoding c-type cytochrome biogenesis protein CcsB encodes MSSSVLFNITTFAYLISMLVFFVFLATRNKSIGTAAISVAYGGLLAQTLAIALRWKESYDIGVGHAPLSNLYESVVFFSWTIVLIYALLDIKYKYRIIGAFVMPFAMLGMAWAQLGMNSSIEPLVPALQSNWLLYHVVTCFLGYAAFAVACGISIMYLIKANHDENTQKSGEASVISMFPATRVLDDLNYRAIMVGFPLLTLGIITGAAWANYAWGTYWSWDPKETWSLIVWFVYAAFLHARITKGWVGRRAAWLSIIGFGATIFCYLGVNLFLSGLHSYGGR; translated from the coding sequence ATGTCAAGCTCAGTTCTGTTCAACATCACCACCTTTGCCTATCTCATTTCCATGCTGGTGTTTTTCGTTTTTCTGGCCACCCGCAACAAGTCGATCGGAACCGCAGCCATTTCCGTCGCGTATGGCGGCCTGCTGGCCCAAACCCTTGCCATTGCGCTGCGCTGGAAGGAGTCCTACGACATCGGGGTCGGCCATGCCCCGCTCTCCAATCTGTACGAATCGGTCGTGTTCTTCTCCTGGACGATCGTGCTGATTTACGCACTCCTGGACATCAAGTACAAGTACCGGATCATCGGCGCCTTTGTCATGCCGTTCGCCATGCTGGGCATGGCCTGGGCCCAGCTCGGCATGAACAGCTCGATCGAGCCGCTCGTGCCGGCACTGCAGAGCAACTGGCTGCTCTACCACGTCGTCACCTGCTTCCTCGGCTATGCCGCCTTTGCGGTTGCCTGCGGCATTTCCATCATGTACCTGATCAAAGCCAATCATGACGAAAACACGCAGAAATCGGGAGAAGCCAGCGTCATCAGCATGTTCCCCGCAACCAGGGTCCTGGACGACCTCAACTACCGGGCCATCATGGTCGGCTTCCCCCTGCTGACGCTGGGCATCATCACCGGGGCGGCCTGGGCCAACTATGCCTGGGGCACCTACTGGAGCTGGGACCCCAAGGAGACCTGGTCGCTGATCGTCTGGTTCGTGTATGCGGCCTTTCTGCATGCCCGCATCACCAAAGGCTGGGTCGGCAGACGCGCCGCCTGGCTCTCGATCATCGGCTTCGGCGCCACCATCTTCTGCTATCTCGGGGTCAATCTGTTTCTGTCCGGTCTGCACAGCTACGGCGGGAGATGA